The Penaeus monodon isolate SGIC_2016 chromosome 5, NSTDA_Pmon_1, whole genome shotgun sequence genome window below encodes:
- the LOC119573214 gene encoding ral GTPase-activating protein subunit beta-like isoform X3, whose product MFSDWPSELVPQQGWGDEAAISAFKDAVPWSVGRDFVAGTAKHLASSLGLTKPGPPIRSKIIHDKQLQVLMPALGYGLSFPLSEIDILRDCVSVYCEWLSALLPNPKSSVPAPILNDPNHYARIIINHFYYLFVPRGAQGPDVINRQAVLCHRVLRTLQNIAQNSPCLSEDTWQTLLLFLLHINSALLSPPTVKVADESEGVPNSTLGLKFTGDVPEDAGEQLCERVLSVLFETWLLACARCFPPPPLWNALRESCQRWRHRGGLIDQWNRINFALSAKLISFMYGPAFPQIKISSEDDLNIIPVNMSRDCIAQVWYRILHIIGNPVDLSRHTVISKTPAFLKYAISSELVIEPSQHPCLQMLPSIFLSAMKGVSGLVDAFLGVPNTSLDNLNQKGRQMSSSSSLSLSSDGKSDDAGRVLSSGRPKCNSLLHLFGPWLFEAALINCNLQASPVTQHKSDGGGSGGPASRRPVSVFGSENSRKSSDSSVPGESHTDRLAHLSPQHFQSGRAEALGALCRIFCSKKTGEEILPVYLARFYLALHQGLRQNDGTVVSSHHDSNASQSNRHGVRTGTCSETAASILVNGVDLFRLDLQGVVSLVPSVLGVLEGVLPEGELRAPSHLPVTLLRRAATHILLSILPLPLHFQGLQVKEVGNNSNERITLSHLRPQLVNLLSNALQVESDPVNTQMLLGGLLFCVQDAAFCEVMDSISQHNFSTERDHNIMSSGASDTVSSHGDYNSLLDESCETLPEGSLGQVGSSGFSSAATSHDSAHALFVRAIYLVCHRLISSWKSDVNVSLAGLELLSGLARLNIAEQDGLECKRAVKWLCDYIAYQCSRPPRAHSKDLHSTIVAAFHCASVWLVAHPYLLQDKECLATVLEVVELGISGSKSQVKSSDAPRLKHEKELKPASMRVKDAAEALLSCVLSQVGTFPSVCGAESLSSLLDEVTLLRHCNTWGGSDQLTRDTAALHFRYFVAQNSIMLALLEQPLGNHQDPQPTVTALIRGPFGRVVWTMQLRHLPRHKSSAKLYTVNPGRPLPMNDVGIKHSVKPKYFPDSVDRIPLSKADKSIPSLESVILNDEKSALEHDKLLQILDHQVAFEDNVRHQVERETTEYPDVETECAAPPLCHEFQTARLLLSHFGFLSLDALQQSVDAAVPSLVALDSSMAGFARDLDLLDTTNNRTIDTAHVFYVRAGQSAPQDILLNVVSSNTVHPHFLEFLTGLGWMVNVYQHPGWTGHVSTAFTVTTPPQEVVADLNHGGSCFSGRSHVLYWSDALSEVAFVVPCPAIAQQNQGSQQSLGSTSSPGGIVLDPNEKVAAGGGGGSGSERSDSLPSYDPDVDAGSSLSSHTSQLSFGHGENRNRKFGRQTSAMACSDHKVFIVWLESFDDCYTFPGNELLPETVTGRESSSWKEKEAVIYIIFIHALTNGLFRIKLQGQNAKLSMAGPLVDGQVVSRRVLGTLVRQTALNMCRRKRLESDSYQPPHVQRKLRIQEMVQKYRYEMNEPEFYTHLFTSPLC is encoded by the exons ATGTTCAGCGATTGGCCCTCAGAGCTGGTTCCTCAGCAGGGCTGGGGAGATGAAGCTGCCATTAGTGCTTTTAAG GATGCTGTACCATGGAGTGTTGGTCGTGATTTTGTTGCTGGCACAGCAAAGCACCTAGCAAGCAGCCTGGGCCTCACCAAACCTGGTCCCCCCATCAGGAGCAAGATCATTCACGATAAACAGTTGCAGGTTCTTATGCCG GCCCTAGGCTATGGTTTGAGCTTTCCACTCTCAGAAATTGACATCCTACGTGACTGTGTTAGTGTTTACTGCGAGTGGTTGTCAGCTCTGCTTCCCAATCCCAAGAGCAGTGTTCCAGCTCCGATACTGAATGATCCAAACCACTATGCaagaatcatcataaatcatttttattatctttttgtacCAAGAGGAGCTCAAg GACCGGATGTCATCAACCGTCAGGCTGTATTATGCCATCGTGTTCTGCGCACCTTGCAGAACATTGCTCAAAACTCACCCTGTCTTAGTGAAGACACCTGGCAGACTCTGCTGCTGTTTCTTTTGCACATCAATTCTGCTCTTCTCTCACCTCCTACTGTGAAAG TTGCAGATGAGAGTGAGGGCGTTCCAAACTCCACTTTAGGTCTAAAGTTTACTGGAGATGTGCCTG AGGATGCTGGTGAACAATTGTGTGAGAGGGTACTGAGTGTCTTGTTTGAGACATGGCTACTGGCTTGTGCTAGGTgtttccctcctccaccactctGGAATGCACTGAG AGAGAGCTGTCAGCGTTGGCGCCATCGTGGAGGTTTGATAGATCAATGGAATAGAATAAACTTTGCACTTTCTGCAAAGCTTATCAGTTTTATGTATGGACCTGCCTTTCCCCAAATAAAGATTT CCAGTGAAGATGACCTGAATATTATACCAGTCAACATGAGTAGAGACTGCATAGCACAAGTATGGTATCGCATTTTACACATCATAG GCAACCCTGTGGATCTCAGTAGGCACACAGTCATCAGTAAGACTCCAGCATTCTTGAAGTATGCAATATCATCTGAGCTTGTGATAGAGCCCAGCCAGCATCCATGTTTACAGATGCTGCCTTCCATCTTCCTGTCTGCCATGAAAGGAGTTTCAGGATTGGTTGATGCTTTCTTGG GTGTTCCAAATACTTCTCTGGATAACTTGAACCAGAAAGGGAGGCAGATGTCATCTtcatcctccctgtctctctcttcagaTGGTAAATCAG ATGATGCTGGGCGTGTTTTGTCAAGTGGGAGGCCAAAATGTAATAGCCTTTTGCATTTATTTGGGCCTTGGCTGTTTGAAGCAGCATTGATCAATTGCAATTTACAAGCCAGCCCAGTTACTCAGCACA AATCTGatggtggtggaagtggtggcCCAGCTTCACGCAGACCTGTGTCAGTGTTTGGGAGTGAAAACAGTAGAAAGTCTAGTGATTCGTCTGTGCCAGGAGAGTCACACACAGACCGCTTAGCACAcctctccccccagcatttccagaGTGGGCGTGCAGAGGCTCTTGGTGCTCTTTGTAg AATATTTTGCTCAAAGAAGACTGGAGAAGAGATTCTGCCTGTGTATTTAGCCCGGTTTTATTTGGCACTTCACCAAGGCCTACGTCAGAATGATGGCACAGTTGTATCATCCCATCATGACTCTAATGCCAGCCAGTCCAATCGTCATGGAGTTAGG ACTGGGACATGTAGTGAGACAGCAGCAAGCATATTGGTGAATGGGGTTGACCTTTTTCGGTTGGACTTGCAAGGTGTGGTGAGCTTGGTGCCAAGTGTCTTGGGAGTGTTAGAAGGTGTCCTTCCAGAGGGTGAACTTCGAGCTCCAAGTCACTTGCCGGTTACACTGCTTCGTCGAGCTGCCACACACATTCTTCTGTCCATTCTTCCATTACCTCTGCACTTCCAG GGTCTACAAGTGAAGGAAGTGggcaataatagcaatgagagGATAACACTCTCACATCTTCGCCCACAACTTGTCAACCTTCTCTCCAATGCACTGCAAGTGGAGTCTGATCCTGTCAACACGCAAATGTTACTTG GTGGGCTACTGTTTTGTGTCCAAGATGCTGCATTTTGTGAAGTCATGGATTCCATTTCTCAGCATAATTTCTCAACAGAGAGAGATCATAACATAATGTCTTCAG GTGCCTCAGACACAGTTAGTTCGCATGGTGACTATAACAGCCTTCTTGACGAGAGCTGTGAGACCCTGCCAGAGGGGAGCCTCGGCCAGGTGGGCTCCTCAGGATTCTCAAGTGCCGCCACAAGCCACG ATTCAGCTCATGCCTTATTTGTACGAGCAATCTACCTCGTTTGTCACCGATTGATATCGTCATGGAAGAGTGATGTGAACGTGTCTCTGGCGGGACTAGAACTGCTCTCTGGGCTTGCTCGACTCAATATAGCTGAGCAAG ATGGATTAGAATGTAAGCGTGCAGTGAAGTGGCTGTGCGATTACATAGCTTACCAGTGCTCTAGACCCCCTAGAGCTCACTCAAAG GATCTTCATTCAACCATTGTTGCAGCGTTCCATTGTGCGAGTGTCTGGCTAGTGGCGCATCCATATCTGTTGCAAGATAAAGAGTGCCTTGCAACAGTTCTAGAGGTTGTTGAACTTGGCATATCAGGATCCAAATCACAG GTAAAATCAAGTGATGCCCCAAGACTCAAGCATGAAAAGGAGCTAAAACCAGCTAGCATGAGGGTTAAAGATGCTGCTGAGGCACTGCTCTCATGTGTTTTATCTCAG GTTGGAACTTTCCCATCTGTGTGTGGTGCagaatctctctcctccttgcttGATGAAGTGACCCTGCTGCGACACTGCAACACTTGGGGGGGCTCGGACCAGCTCACAAGGGACACTGCTGCACTCCATTTCAGATATTTTGTGGCTCAGAATTCCATAATGCTGGCACTCTTAGAGCAGCCTCTTGGGAATCATCAAG ACCCCCAGCCAACAGTTACTGCCTTGATCCGTGGGCCATTTGGAAGAGTGGTCTGGACTATGCAGTTGCGACACTTACCGAGACACAAGTCGTCAGCTAAGCTGTACACTGTCAATCCAGGACGGCCATTGCCAATGAATGATGTTGGGATTAAGCACAGCGTAAAACCAAAATATTTCCCAGATAGTGTTGACAGAATACCTCTGAGCAAAGC GGACAAGTCCATTCCATCACTGGAAAGTGTAATTTTGAATGATGAGAAGTCTGCTCTAGAGCATGATAAACTTTTGCAGATTTTGGACCATCAG GTTGCGTTTGAAGACAATGTTCGGCATCAGGTAGAAAGAGAGACCACAGAATACCCCGACGTAGAAACCGAGTGTGCTGCACCTCCTCTCTGCCATGAATTCCAAACAGCCAGGCTGCTCCTGTCGCACTTTGGGTTCTTGTCCCTTGATGCATTACAG CAGTCGGTGGATGCGGCTGTTCCATCCCTAGTTGCATTGGACTCCAGTATGGCTGGCTTTGCACGTGACTTGGACCTTTTAGACACGACCAACAACCGCACCATTGACACGGCTCATGTCTTTTATGTCCGTGCTGGTCAAAGTGCTCCCCAGGACATTCTCCTGAATGTG GTTTCATCCAACACTGTTCACCCTCACTTCCTTGAATTCCTGACTGGGCTGGGATGGATGGTCAATGTTTATCAACACCCAGGCTGGACAGGACATGTATCTACAGCCTTTACTGTTACCACACCACCTCAAGAAG TAGTGGCAGATTTGAATCATGGAGGCAGCTGCTTTAGTGGCCGTTCTCATGTCCTTTATTGGTCTGATGCCCTGAGTGAGGTAGCCTTTGTAGTGCCGTGTCCTGCCATAGCTCAACAGAATCAAGGCAGTCAGCAGTCCCTAGGGAGTACTTCCAGTCCTG GTGGGATTGTCCTTGACCCAAATGAAAAGGTTGCtgcaggaggtggaggtgggtctGGGAGTGAACGCTCTGACTCACTCCCTTCTTACGATCCAGATGTTGATGCAGGGTCGTCCCTCTCTTCACACACTTCACAG TTGTCTTTTGGACATGGTGAAAATAGGAATAGGAAATTTGGGAGACAGACAAGTGCTATGGCATGCAGTGACCACAAAGTGTTTATTGTGTGGCTGGAGAGTTTTGATGACTGCTACACTTTTCCAGGAA ATGAACTGCTTCCTGAAACAGTAACTGGCAGGGAGTCAAGCtcatggaaggaaaaggaagctgtcatatatattatattcattcatgCTCTCACAAATGGACTCTTCAGGATTAAACTACAGGGTCAGAATGCTAA
- the LOC119573214 gene encoding ral GTPase-activating protein subunit beta-like isoform X5 yields the protein MFSDWPSELVPQQGWGDEAAISAFKDAVPWSVGRDFVAGTAKHLASSLGLTKPGPPIRSKIIHDKQLQVLMPALGYGLSFPLSEIDILRDCVSVYCEWLSALLPNPKSSVPAPILNDPNHYARIIINHFYYLFVPRGAQGPDVINRQAVLCHRVLRTLQNIAQNSPCLSEDTWQTLLLFLLHINSALLSPPTVKEDAGEQLCERVLSVLFETWLLACARCFPPPPLWNALRESCQRWRHRGGLIDQWNRINFALSAKLISFMYGPAFPQIKISSEDDLNIIPVNMSRDCIAQVWYRILHIIGNPVDLSRHTVISKTPAFLKYAISSELVIEPSQHPCLQMLPSIFLSAMKGVSGLVDAFLGVPNTSLDNLNQKGRQMSSSSSLSLSSDGKSDDAGRVLSSGRPKCNSLLHLFGPWLFEAALINCNLQASPVTQHKSDGGGSGGPASRRPVSVFGSENSRKSSDSSVPGESHTDRLAHLSPQHFQSGRAEALGALCRIFCSKKTGEEILPVYLARFYLALHQGLRQNDGTVVSSHHDSNASQSNRHGVRTGTCSETAASILVNGVDLFRLDLQGVVSLVPSVLGVLEGVLPEGELRAPSHLPVTLLRRAATHILLSILPLPLHFQGLQVKEVGNNSNERITLSHLRPQLVNLLSNALQVESDPVNTQMLLGGLLFCVQDAAFCEVMDSISQHNFSTERDHNIMSSGASDTVSSHGDYNSLLDESCETLPEGSLGQVGSSGFSSAATSHATLQSATDAEGPPSIEESDSAHALFVRAIYLVCHRLISSWKSDVNVSLAGLELLSGLARLNIAEQDGLECKRAVKWLCDYIAYQCSRPPRAHSKDLHSTIVAAFHCASVWLVAHPYLLQDKECLATVLEVVELGISGSKSQVKSSDAPRLKHEKELKPASMRVKDAAEALLSCVLSQVGTFPSVCGAESLSSLLDEVTLLRHCNTWGGSDQLTRDTAALHFRYFVAQNSIMLALLEQPLGNHQDPQPTVTALIRGPFGRVVWTMQLRHLPRHKSSAKLYTVNPGRPLPMNDVGIKHSVKPKYFPDSVDRIPLSKADKSIPSLESVILNDEKSALEHDKLLQILDHQVAFEDNVRHQVERETTEYPDVETECAAPPLCHEFQTARLLLSHFGFLSLDALQQSVDAAVPSLVALDSSMAGFARDLDLLDTTNNRTIDTAHVFYVRAGQSAPQDILLNVVSSNTVHPHFLEFLTGLGWMVNVYQHPGWTGHVSTAFTVTTPPQEVVADLNHGGSCFSGRSHVLYWSDALSEVAFVVPCPAIAQQNQGSQQSLGSTSSPGGIVLDPNEKVAAGGGGGSGSERSDSLPSYDPDVDAGSSLSSHTSQLSFGHGENRNRKFGRQTSAMACSDHKVFIVWLESFDDCYTFPGNELLPETVTGRESSSWKEKEAVIYIIFIHALTNGLFRIKLQGQNAKLSMAGPLVDGQVVSRRVLGTLVRQTALNMCRRKRLESDSYQPPHVQRKLRIQEMVQKYRYEMNEPEFYTHLFTSPLC from the exons ATGTTCAGCGATTGGCCCTCAGAGCTGGTTCCTCAGCAGGGCTGGGGAGATGAAGCTGCCATTAGTGCTTTTAAG GATGCTGTACCATGGAGTGTTGGTCGTGATTTTGTTGCTGGCACAGCAAAGCACCTAGCAAGCAGCCTGGGCCTCACCAAACCTGGTCCCCCCATCAGGAGCAAGATCATTCACGATAAACAGTTGCAGGTTCTTATGCCG GCCCTAGGCTATGGTTTGAGCTTTCCACTCTCAGAAATTGACATCCTACGTGACTGTGTTAGTGTTTACTGCGAGTGGTTGTCAGCTCTGCTTCCCAATCCCAAGAGCAGTGTTCCAGCTCCGATACTGAATGATCCAAACCACTATGCaagaatcatcataaatcatttttattatctttttgtacCAAGAGGAGCTCAAg GACCGGATGTCATCAACCGTCAGGCTGTATTATGCCATCGTGTTCTGCGCACCTTGCAGAACATTGCTCAAAACTCACCCTGTCTTAGTGAAGACACCTGGCAGACTCTGCTGCTGTTTCTTTTGCACATCAATTCTGCTCTTCTCTCACCTCCTACTGTGAAAG AGGATGCTGGTGAACAATTGTGTGAGAGGGTACTGAGTGTCTTGTTTGAGACATGGCTACTGGCTTGTGCTAGGTgtttccctcctccaccactctGGAATGCACTGAG AGAGAGCTGTCAGCGTTGGCGCCATCGTGGAGGTTTGATAGATCAATGGAATAGAATAAACTTTGCACTTTCTGCAAAGCTTATCAGTTTTATGTATGGACCTGCCTTTCCCCAAATAAAGATTT CCAGTGAAGATGACCTGAATATTATACCAGTCAACATGAGTAGAGACTGCATAGCACAAGTATGGTATCGCATTTTACACATCATAG GCAACCCTGTGGATCTCAGTAGGCACACAGTCATCAGTAAGACTCCAGCATTCTTGAAGTATGCAATATCATCTGAGCTTGTGATAGAGCCCAGCCAGCATCCATGTTTACAGATGCTGCCTTCCATCTTCCTGTCTGCCATGAAAGGAGTTTCAGGATTGGTTGATGCTTTCTTGG GTGTTCCAAATACTTCTCTGGATAACTTGAACCAGAAAGGGAGGCAGATGTCATCTtcatcctccctgtctctctcttcagaTGGTAAATCAG ATGATGCTGGGCGTGTTTTGTCAAGTGGGAGGCCAAAATGTAATAGCCTTTTGCATTTATTTGGGCCTTGGCTGTTTGAAGCAGCATTGATCAATTGCAATTTACAAGCCAGCCCAGTTACTCAGCACA AATCTGatggtggtggaagtggtggcCCAGCTTCACGCAGACCTGTGTCAGTGTTTGGGAGTGAAAACAGTAGAAAGTCTAGTGATTCGTCTGTGCCAGGAGAGTCACACACAGACCGCTTAGCACAcctctccccccagcatttccagaGTGGGCGTGCAGAGGCTCTTGGTGCTCTTTGTAg AATATTTTGCTCAAAGAAGACTGGAGAAGAGATTCTGCCTGTGTATTTAGCCCGGTTTTATTTGGCACTTCACCAAGGCCTACGTCAGAATGATGGCACAGTTGTATCATCCCATCATGACTCTAATGCCAGCCAGTCCAATCGTCATGGAGTTAGG ACTGGGACATGTAGTGAGACAGCAGCAAGCATATTGGTGAATGGGGTTGACCTTTTTCGGTTGGACTTGCAAGGTGTGGTGAGCTTGGTGCCAAGTGTCTTGGGAGTGTTAGAAGGTGTCCTTCCAGAGGGTGAACTTCGAGCTCCAAGTCACTTGCCGGTTACACTGCTTCGTCGAGCTGCCACACACATTCTTCTGTCCATTCTTCCATTACCTCTGCACTTCCAG GGTCTACAAGTGAAGGAAGTGggcaataatagcaatgagagGATAACACTCTCACATCTTCGCCCACAACTTGTCAACCTTCTCTCCAATGCACTGCAAGTGGAGTCTGATCCTGTCAACACGCAAATGTTACTTG GTGGGCTACTGTTTTGTGTCCAAGATGCTGCATTTTGTGAAGTCATGGATTCCATTTCTCAGCATAATTTCTCAACAGAGAGAGATCATAACATAATGTCTTCAG GTGCCTCAGACACAGTTAGTTCGCATGGTGACTATAACAGCCTTCTTGACGAGAGCTGTGAGACCCTGCCAGAGGGGAGCCTCGGCCAGGTGGGCTCCTCAGGATTCTCAAGTGCCGCCACAAGCCACG CCACATTGCAGAGTGCCACAGATGCAGAAGGGCCACCAAGTATTGAAGAATCGG ATTCAGCTCATGCCTTATTTGTACGAGCAATCTACCTCGTTTGTCACCGATTGATATCGTCATGGAAGAGTGATGTGAACGTGTCTCTGGCGGGACTAGAACTGCTCTCTGGGCTTGCTCGACTCAATATAGCTGAGCAAG ATGGATTAGAATGTAAGCGTGCAGTGAAGTGGCTGTGCGATTACATAGCTTACCAGTGCTCTAGACCCCCTAGAGCTCACTCAAAG GATCTTCATTCAACCATTGTTGCAGCGTTCCATTGTGCGAGTGTCTGGCTAGTGGCGCATCCATATCTGTTGCAAGATAAAGAGTGCCTTGCAACAGTTCTAGAGGTTGTTGAACTTGGCATATCAGGATCCAAATCACAG GTAAAATCAAGTGATGCCCCAAGACTCAAGCATGAAAAGGAGCTAAAACCAGCTAGCATGAGGGTTAAAGATGCTGCTGAGGCACTGCTCTCATGTGTTTTATCTCAG GTTGGAACTTTCCCATCTGTGTGTGGTGCagaatctctctcctccttgcttGATGAAGTGACCCTGCTGCGACACTGCAACACTTGGGGGGGCTCGGACCAGCTCACAAGGGACACTGCTGCACTCCATTTCAGATATTTTGTGGCTCAGAATTCCATAATGCTGGCACTCTTAGAGCAGCCTCTTGGGAATCATCAAG ACCCCCAGCCAACAGTTACTGCCTTGATCCGTGGGCCATTTGGAAGAGTGGTCTGGACTATGCAGTTGCGACACTTACCGAGACACAAGTCGTCAGCTAAGCTGTACACTGTCAATCCAGGACGGCCATTGCCAATGAATGATGTTGGGATTAAGCACAGCGTAAAACCAAAATATTTCCCAGATAGTGTTGACAGAATACCTCTGAGCAAAGC GGACAAGTCCATTCCATCACTGGAAAGTGTAATTTTGAATGATGAGAAGTCTGCTCTAGAGCATGATAAACTTTTGCAGATTTTGGACCATCAG GTTGCGTTTGAAGACAATGTTCGGCATCAGGTAGAAAGAGAGACCACAGAATACCCCGACGTAGAAACCGAGTGTGCTGCACCTCCTCTCTGCCATGAATTCCAAACAGCCAGGCTGCTCCTGTCGCACTTTGGGTTCTTGTCCCTTGATGCATTACAG CAGTCGGTGGATGCGGCTGTTCCATCCCTAGTTGCATTGGACTCCAGTATGGCTGGCTTTGCACGTGACTTGGACCTTTTAGACACGACCAACAACCGCACCATTGACACGGCTCATGTCTTTTATGTCCGTGCTGGTCAAAGTGCTCCCCAGGACATTCTCCTGAATGTG GTTTCATCCAACACTGTTCACCCTCACTTCCTTGAATTCCTGACTGGGCTGGGATGGATGGTCAATGTTTATCAACACCCAGGCTGGACAGGACATGTATCTACAGCCTTTACTGTTACCACACCACCTCAAGAAG TAGTGGCAGATTTGAATCATGGAGGCAGCTGCTTTAGTGGCCGTTCTCATGTCCTTTATTGGTCTGATGCCCTGAGTGAGGTAGCCTTTGTAGTGCCGTGTCCTGCCATAGCTCAACAGAATCAAGGCAGTCAGCAGTCCCTAGGGAGTACTTCCAGTCCTG GTGGGATTGTCCTTGACCCAAATGAAAAGGTTGCtgcaggaggtggaggtgggtctGGGAGTGAACGCTCTGACTCACTCCCTTCTTACGATCCAGATGTTGATGCAGGGTCGTCCCTCTCTTCACACACTTCACAG TTGTCTTTTGGACATGGTGAAAATAGGAATAGGAAATTTGGGAGACAGACAAGTGCTATGGCATGCAGTGACCACAAAGTGTTTATTGTGTGGCTGGAGAGTTTTGATGACTGCTACACTTTTCCAGGAA ATGAACTGCTTCCTGAAACAGTAACTGGCAGGGAGTCAAGCtcatggaaggaaaaggaagctgtcatatatattatattcattcatgCTCTCACAAATGGACTCTTCAGGATTAAACTACAGGGTCAGAATGCTAA